From the uncultured Trichococcus sp. genome, one window contains:
- a CDS encoding CoA-disulfide reductase — translation MKRKIVIIGGVAGGATAAARLRRLNEEDEIVIFEKGEYISFANCGLPYHIGGTIQERDNLLLETVGGMAKKFNIGIKNFSEVVKVNPAKKTITVKHVKTGATTEESYDKLIISTGARPIKPAITGIEDAQNVFTLRNIPDMDKIKAYITEHQVKRATVIGGGFIGLEMMENLWELGIHVSLVEMSDQVMAPIDFEMAQGVHAHIDMHNVQLILSDGVKAFEENGSKVRLNSGKVLDTDMTILSIGVTPENELAVDTGLKTGVRGSIVVNDQLQTSDPDIFAVGDVIEVTDFVNGSPTVVPLAWPANRQGRLVADHLNGMDVRYKGTMGTSVAKVFELTVAAAGNSEKTLKRCGTDYKVVHIHPNSHAGYYPGASPLDIKLLFGLDGKILGVQAVGMEGVEKRVDVIATAMKLGATVYDLPDLELAYAPPYSSAKDPANIAGYAASNLLEGKVDSFQWHEVDGLIASGAFFLDVREDFELATGVLGDAYTIPLGDIRARMSELPKDKTIHVFCQVGHRGYNAARILMQNGFTVKNLDGGYKTYKQANTTLNYKEEAPEEAVHVEPTHAKPAQPVGNTIQVDACGLQCPGPILKVKENMDKMVDGQELIIEASDFGFLADIAAWTKNTGNTLLSKEIDGKIVRAHISKGKAGAAAPAAPAAPAAPAGFNAAAMAAQAAQAPVLQETKDGATMVVFSGDLDKALASFIIANGAAAYGKPVTMFFTFWGLNVIKRPKKVNVAKRGMERMFDIMLPNHAGQLPISKMNMSGVGSKMIQAVMKQKNVDSLPEMIAQAQKMGVKMVACTMSMDIMGIKEEEIIEGVDFGGVAAYIGDTMDANLNLFI, via the coding sequence ATGAAACGTAAAATTGTGATCATCGGCGGCGTAGCCGGCGGAGCGACTGCAGCGGCACGCTTGAGAAGATTGAACGAAGAGGACGAAATCGTCATCTTCGAAAAGGGCGAATACATCTCCTTCGCGAACTGCGGCTTGCCTTACCACATCGGCGGCACGATCCAAGAGCGCGATAACCTGTTGTTGGAGACTGTCGGCGGCATGGCGAAGAAATTCAACATCGGCATCAAGAACTTCAGCGAAGTCGTGAAGGTCAACCCGGCTAAGAAGACAATCACAGTGAAACACGTAAAAACCGGTGCTACAACCGAGGAAAGCTATGACAAGCTGATCATCTCGACTGGCGCAAGACCCATCAAACCGGCCATCACCGGCATCGAGGACGCGCAGAACGTCTTCACTTTGCGCAACATTCCGGATATGGACAAGATCAAAGCCTACATCACGGAACACCAAGTGAAACGCGCGACCGTCATCGGCGGCGGCTTCATCGGTCTGGAAATGATGGAAAACCTATGGGAATTGGGCATCCACGTATCCTTGGTCGAAATGAGCGATCAGGTCATGGCACCGATTGACTTCGAAATGGCGCAAGGCGTGCATGCTCATATCGATATGCATAACGTGCAATTGATCCTTTCCGACGGCGTCAAAGCCTTCGAAGAAAACGGCTCGAAAGTCCGCCTGAACAGCGGCAAAGTTTTGGATACGGACATGACGATCCTTTCGATCGGTGTGACGCCGGAAAATGAATTGGCAGTCGATACCGGTCTGAAGACAGGCGTACGCGGTTCGATCGTCGTGAACGACCAACTGCAGACATCCGATCCGGATATCTTCGCGGTAGGCGACGTCATTGAAGTTACCGACTTCGTCAACGGCAGCCCGACAGTCGTTCCGTTGGCTTGGCCAGCGAACCGTCAAGGCCGCTTGGTGGCTGACCACCTGAACGGCATGGATGTCCGCTACAAAGGCACAATGGGAACTTCCGTCGCGAAAGTCTTCGAATTGACGGTGGCGGCAGCTGGAAACAGCGAGAAAACCTTGAAACGTTGCGGCACCGACTATAAAGTGGTCCACATTCATCCGAACTCCCATGCCGGTTATTACCCAGGGGCTTCGCCGTTGGACATCAAGTTGTTGTTCGGCTTGGACGGCAAAATCTTGGGTGTGCAGGCAGTCGGAATGGAAGGCGTCGAAAAACGCGTCGATGTCATCGCAACAGCCATGAAATTGGGCGCGACCGTCTACGATTTGCCGGATTTGGAATTGGCATACGCACCACCGTATTCATCCGCAAAAGATCCAGCCAACATCGCAGGTTACGCAGCTTCCAACTTGTTGGAAGGCAAAGTCGATTCGTTCCAGTGGCATGAAGTCGACGGCCTGATCGCAAGCGGCGCGTTCTTCCTGGACGTCCGCGAAGACTTCGAATTGGCGACCGGCGTATTGGGCGATGCCTACACGATTCCGTTGGGCGACATCCGTGCGCGCATGAGCGAATTGCCGAAAGACAAAACGATCCATGTGTTCTGCCAAGTCGGCCACCGCGGCTACAACGCAGCCCGCATCCTGATGCAGAACGGCTTCACCGTCAAGAACCTGGACGGCGGCTACAAAACTTACAAACAAGCAAATACAACTTTGAACTATAAAGAGGAAGCGCCGGAAGAGGCCGTGCATGTGGAACCGACACACGCGAAGCCAGCCCAACCGGTCGGCAACACGATCCAAGTCGATGCCTGCGGACTGCAGTGCCCGGGTCCGATCCTGAAAGTGAAGGAGAACATGGACAAGATGGTTGACGGTCAGGAACTGATCATCGAAGCATCCGACTTCGGCTTCCTGGCGGATATCGCTGCCTGGACGAAGAACACCGGCAACACGCTGCTTTCGAAAGAAATCGACGGCAAAATCGTCCGTGCCCATATCTCCAAAGGCAAAGCTGGCGCAGCGGCTCCAGCAGCACCAGCAGCACCAGCTGCACCAGCCGGCTTCAACGCTGCGGCAATGGCAGCCCAAGCGGCGCAAGCACCGGTCCTGCAGGAAACCAAAGACGGCGCCACGATGGTTGTCTTCAGCGGGGACTTGGACAAAGCCTTGGCTTCCTTCATCATCGCCAACGGAGCGGCGGCTTACGGCAAGCCAGTGACGATGTTCTTTACCTTCTGGGGCTTGAACGTCATCAAGCGTCCGAAAAAAGTCAACGTGGCGAAACGCGGCATGGAAAGAATGTTCGACATCATGCTGCCGAACCACGCAGGCCAACTGCCGATCTCGAAAATGAACATGAGCGGCGTCGGATCGAAAATGATCCAAGCTGTCATGAAACAAAAGAACGTCGACAGCCTACCGGAAATGATCGCCCAAGCACAAAAAATGGGCGTTAAGATGGTAGCCTGCACCATGTCCATGGACATCATGGGCATCAAAGAAGAGGAAATCATCGAAGGCGTGGACTTCGGCGGTGTAGCAGCCTACATCGGCGACACGATGGATGCCAACTTGAACCTGTTCATCTAA
- a CDS encoding flavodoxin — protein sequence MASALIVYASLTGNTEEIADIVADQLEALGVDVEVKECTQVAPEDFLEYDMNIIATYTYGTDGDLPDEFMDFYEEMEDVDFTGKIAGVVGSGDTFYEYYCKAVDDFEAQFKKFGATIGAENVKIDLNAEEEDIANLQKFSETMVAALNK from the coding sequence ATGGCATCAGCATTGATCGTATACGCAAGTTTGACAGGAAATACCGAAGAGATCGCCGATATCGTCGCAGACCAATTGGAAGCGTTGGGCGTGGACGTGGAAGTTAAGGAATGTACGCAAGTTGCACCAGAGGACTTCTTGGAATATGACATGAACATCATCGCGACTTACACATACGGAACGGACGGCGACCTGCCCGACGAATTCATGGACTTCTATGAAGAGATGGAAGATGTCGATTTCACCGGAAAAATTGCCGGCGTCGTCGGATCCGGCGACACATTCTACGAATACTACTGCAAAGCAGTCGATGATTTCGAAGCGCAATTCAAGAAATTCGGCGCGACAATCGGCGCAGAAAATGTCAAAATCGATTTGAACGCCGAAGAAGAGGACATCGCCAACCTGCAGAAATTCTCTGAAACGATGGTAGCGGCGCTGAACAAATAA
- a CDS encoding GTP-binding protein — MKQSIPITVLTGYLGSGKTTLLNHILHGDHGLKIAVIVNDMGSVNVDEALINQGGFKRTEEKLISIANGCICCTLREDLIVALDSLAQLPDIDYIVIEASGISEPIPIAQSLTLPENPLGIDLTAQVHLDTMVTVVDAKRIWDDFGSGQPIVDRQKESVDEENRDIRDLLIDQIEFCNVLILNKCDLLEEWQAEKIETLVHSLQREAKIIRSIRSEIALTEILNTNLFDLEQMSYAAGWIKELELGYQDHVPETEEYGISSFVYRNNLPMDAGRFNTFLEKHFPASVVRSKGFVWFAQHSDFSSLMETAGNHVDISPLTYWLATLPKAERMQVFSEDPEIKERWHPVYGDRFTEIVFIGIDMHQSGIEAALDLCLVDEDALQSGLYSKTSPYPWEVSSL; from the coding sequence ATGAAACAATCGATTCCCATTACGGTATTAACCGGTTATCTAGGCTCAGGAAAAACCACCTTATTGAATCACATTCTCCATGGCGATCATGGCTTGAAAATTGCGGTCATTGTGAATGATATGGGGAGCGTCAATGTGGATGAAGCGCTGATCAATCAAGGCGGGTTCAAACGGACAGAAGAAAAATTGATTTCGATCGCCAATGGCTGCATTTGCTGTACATTGAGGGAAGATTTGATCGTTGCGCTGGATTCCCTGGCGCAGCTCCCGGATATTGACTACATTGTGATTGAGGCATCAGGAATCAGTGAACCCATCCCGATTGCCCAATCGCTGACGCTGCCGGAAAATCCTTTGGGGATCGATCTGACCGCTCAGGTCCACTTGGACACGATGGTGACCGTCGTGGATGCTAAAAGAATCTGGGATGACTTTGGCTCCGGTCAGCCGATTGTTGATCGGCAGAAGGAAAGCGTTGATGAGGAGAACCGCGACATCCGCGATCTGTTGATTGACCAGATTGAATTCTGCAATGTCTTGATTCTGAACAAATGCGATTTGCTGGAGGAATGGCAAGCCGAAAAAATTGAAACATTGGTCCATTCGCTTCAAAGGGAAGCTAAAATCATCCGCTCAATCAGATCTGAGATTGCATTGACTGAAATACTGAACACAAACCTTTTTGATTTAGAGCAGATGAGTTACGCAGCGGGCTGGATTAAGGAGTTGGAACTGGGCTATCAGGATCATGTCCCGGAAACGGAAGAATACGGCATTTCATCCTTTGTCTATCGAAACAACCTGCCAATGGATGCGGGACGCTTCAACACCTTCCTTGAAAAGCATTTCCCTGCCTCGGTTGTCCGCTCGAAAGGCTTTGTCTGGTTTGCGCAGCATAGCGATTTCTCTTCCTTGATGGAAACGGCGGGCAATCACGTCGACATTTCCCCATTGACTTATTGGTTGGCGACATTGCCGAAAGCCGAGCGCATGCAGGTATTCTCAGAAGATCCGGAAATAAAAGAAAGATGGCATCCTGTGTATGGGGATCGCTTCACAGAGATCGTCTTCATCGGCATCGACATGCACCAATCCGGCATCGAAGCCGCGTTGGATTTATGCTTGGTCGATGAAGATGCCCTGCAGTCAGGTCTCTACAGCAAAACAAGCCCCTATCCATGGGAAGTGAGCAGCCTGTAA
- a CDS encoding nuclease-related domain-containing protein, with protein sequence MAYKEREKPRMLCIYEALAKRMRLGPGDQYYLLHMDGGFGGECGLDVHTDALDSRCLVLNDLQLRHNRVSIQIDTLVICPDKLLVYETKNHKGDHLWGPLTFRKPSGATMENPSLQLNRTMARLGVLLAELKIEMPIEGFVVFINPEFNLLSNRKIEGYLLPGQIPRHFQNFRVKGAIGPEQQRLADALIRMHNPRHFAEELPEIDYAKLRKELFCLDCGSAVRLDGVKSVYCPVCKKRRRTTKTILHNVEEFRLLFPDAKVTTPRMAEWCGMDNKDRIYRVLCKNYTAVGKCHGRHYV encoded by the coding sequence ATGGCATACAAAGAACGCGAAAAGCCGCGGATGCTCTGCATTTATGAAGCGTTGGCCAAACGGATGAGATTGGGGCCGGGGGATCAGTATTATTTGTTGCATATGGATGGGGGATTCGGGGGCGAATGCGGGCTGGATGTGCACACGGATGCGTTGGATTCGCGCTGTTTGGTGCTGAATGATCTGCAGTTGCGGCACAATCGCGTTTCGATCCAGATCGATACGCTGGTGATTTGTCCCGATAAACTTTTGGTGTACGAAACGAAAAACCACAAAGGGGATCATCTGTGGGGGCCGCTGACGTTCCGGAAGCCAAGTGGTGCCACAATGGAAAATCCGTCGCTTCAGCTGAATCGGACGATGGCAAGATTGGGTGTGCTGCTTGCGGAGCTGAAGATCGAGATGCCGATTGAAGGCTTCGTCGTATTCATCAACCCCGAGTTCAATTTGCTGAGTAATCGTAAAATTGAGGGATATCTGCTTCCCGGGCAGATTCCGCGTCATTTTCAGAATTTTCGGGTGAAGGGAGCAATTGGGCCGGAGCAACAGCGGCTGGCGGATGCGTTGATCCGGATGCACAATCCGCGCCATTTTGCCGAGGAGCTGCCGGAAATCGACTACGCGAAGTTGCGGAAAGAGCTGTTCTGCCTCGATTGCGGTTCGGCGGTGCGCCTTGATGGGGTGAAGTCAGTCTATTGTCCGGTCTGCAAGAAGAGGAGGCGGACGACGAAAACGATTCTGCACAATGTCGAAGAGTTCCGGCTGCTTTTTCCGGATGCGAAAGTGACGACGCCGCGGATGGCCGAGTGGTGCGGGATGGATAATAAGGATCGGATTTATCGTGTGCTTTGTAAGAACTATACGGCCGTGGGAAAATGCCATGGACGCCATTACGTATAA